The Parolsenella catena region ATAGTCTCCTACCAGCAGGTTTGCCACCGCCACGGGAATGGCCATGAACAGCGCAATGCCGAGGAGAAGCCCCAGGGCCATGGACAGGCCAAACGCCACGGGCGACATCGGCTCGGGCGAGGAGGCCGACGCGTCATCGGTGCCCGCAGGCTCGCCGCCATCCTCGGCAACCGCACGCGTCTCCCCCGCCGCCACCACGGGTGACACGCGCCCAGCGGCGAGCAGGCTCGCATACGTCTCGCCCTCGTCGTCATACGCGTGGTCGCTCGCCACGCACATCGCCTTGTAGGAGAGCAGCATAGACTCCACGAACGAGACACAGCCCCGCACGATGGGAAGGCGCTGCCAGGCGGGCCGCGAGTCCGGCGCGGGCAGCTCGTGCTCTTCCACGTAGATGCGGCCGCTCGGCTCGCGCACTGCGGCGGCCCAGCTGAGCTTTCCTCGCATCATGACGCCCTCGGGAAGAGCCGATCCGCCAATGTGGGTGGCGAACAGCTCGCCCTCCTCGCCGATGCCGTCATTGCGATGCGCCACGCGTCCCCCTGGTTGCACTCTTGATGCACGCTCGGGCGGCATCTTCCGTATCCTTATGGGTACCCTACTACGCATGGGCCGCGGCACAAAGCGCGGCCAGACCGCACGCGCGAACTTCGCGCAGATGCCCACAGGAGGACGCATGCCCAACAAGCCCGAGCCGCTGTTCATCGACGGCCATTACCACTACACGCTGAGCTCCTATGACCCCGTCGAGGCCACGCTCACCATCCCGCACCTCACAGACGAGGAGGTGGGCTACGGCATCGCCGGCATCGTGGCCGAGCGCGGCTGGAAGGAAGACGGCCTGCCCACCGACGCCTGGGTTGCCGAGAACGTCGAGGGCCTTGGCACGCTCGACGAGCTCAAGCAGGCCGTGCGCGAGGAGCTCGAGCAGATCAACGCGCGCTACGTGGAGTCCACGAAGGGCGGGCTGTGCGCCGAGGAGCTGGCCAAGCGAGTTGAGCAGCGCGTTCCCACGGCCATCGTCGAGCGCGCGCGGGACATCGTGCGCCAGGGCTTCGAGATGCAGGCCGCCCAGAACGGCGTTGCGCTGGCGCAGCTGCTGGCAGCCTCTGGCATGAGCGAGCACGACTACGAGCACGCCGTTGACGAGGAGGCCCAGGCAATGGCCGAGCAGAACGCCGCGCTCGACGCCATCGTGGACGAGTACGCCATCTACGTTGACGAGACGGAGCTCCCCGCCATCCTCGGCCTCTCGCCCAAGGACGCCAAGACGGTGATCGACGACGCTCGCGAGCACGGGGGCCTCGAGGAGGTCATGGCGTTTGCCCGCCGCCGCCGCGCACTTGAGGCCGTCGTGCGAGATGCCTCGTTCACCGAGGAGCACGAGACGGCCGAGCAGGCCGCCCGCCGCGTGGCCGAGATGCGCGCCCAGATGCAGACCGCGATGCCGGGCGATGAAAACGGCGGCGAGGACGAGGGCGACAAGCCGCACCTCAAGCTCGTCTAGACGCAAGTTGACATAGGCAAGCTGGCGGGGGAACCAGCCCTCATGAGACAAAGGGACTGTCCCCTTGTCTCATTCAAAGAAAGGGGCCCGCGACGCAGGTGACGTCGCGGGCCCTTCGCTTGCTATGAGCGAGTGCTACTCGGCAGCGGCCTCGGTCTCGACGGCCTCGGCGGGAGCCTCGGTGGCCTCCTCGGCAGGAGCCTCAGCGGCAGCCTTGGCGGCCTCGGCAGCGGCCTTCTTCTCGTACTCGGCGGCACGCTTGGCCTTGGCAGCGGCCTTGGCCTCGCGCTCGGCCTTCTTGGCGGCGGCGAGCTCGGCAGCCTTGGCCTCACGGGCGGCCTTGGCGGCAGCGGCTTTCTCGAGCTGGGCGGCAGCGGCGCCACCGAACTTGTCGGCGAAGCGCTGGACGCGTCCACCGGTGTCGACGAGCTTCTGCTGGCCGGTGTAGAACGGGTGGCACTTGTCGCACAGGTCAACCGTCATGGAAGAGACGGTCGAACGGGTGACCCAGGTGTTGCCGCAGCTGCAACGGACGTTGCACTCGACGTAGTCGGGGTGGATACCATTCTTCATAGCAGGACTCCTTCTTGCTTCATGCCTGGTTCCGACCAGGCTTTGGATGCTCCCCGGCGCATGCGTCAGGGATGCTCTGGTTCCGACCAGAGCGAACAAGCTTTTGAATGGTAGCATGGTCGAGGTAGCGCTGTCACGAAATTTTTGCCGTTTGCCCCGCTCACGGGGGCAAGTTCACGGCTTCACCATCGAGCATTGGAGTTCGCCATGTTTCTCGCAATTGACGTCGGCAACAGCCAGACGACGATTGGCCTTATCGAGAACGGCTCGGTGGAGAGGCGCTGGCGGCTCAAGACGGACCGCCTCGACACCTCGGACGAGCTCGACGCCGCACTGCGCTCGTTCCTCGCGCTCGACGGCATAGCGCTCGCGGACGTTCACGCGGCCGCGGTGGCCAGCGTCGTCCCCGTTCTCACGGACATGTGGCGCAACGCCCTCGCGCACGCCCTGGGTAAGGAGCCCTTCATCGTAAGCGCCGCCGAGGTGCGCGGCATCGAGGTCGCCATGCCCTACCCGTCCCAGATCGGCGCGGACCGCATCGCCGACGCCGTCGAGGCGCGGGGCACATACGGCTCACCGGCGATCGTCGTCGACTTTGGGACGGCAACGAACATCGACGTCGTGGACGCACGCGGGCGCTACCGCGGCGGCTGCATCGCCCCAGGGCTCATGCTGTCCGCCTCCGCACTGTTCGAGAAGGCCGCCAAGCTCGCGAGCATTCCCATCGAGGTTCCGCCCGCGCCCATCGGCGACACGACGGAGCACGCGCTGCAGTCTGGCCTCGTGCTGGGCGTCGCCGCCCAGGCGGAAGGGCTCGTGGCACGCATAAAGGCGCAGCTTGCTGCCGAGGAGGGCGTCGATGGCATCGACTGCCCCGTCATTGCGACGGGTGGTCTCTCGCGCGTCATCGGCCAGGCGACGGATGTGTTCACCGCCGTCGACGTGGACCTCACGCTGCGCGGCATCTGGCGCATCTGGCAGGCACGCTAGCCAACCCGGCATCGCGCGCACCAGCCGGACACGGCAAAGGTGCCGCGCCCCGTCCTCTAGCGCAGGCTGGCCTGCTCGGGAGAGACCACGAGCTCACGGCCATCGACCAGACGCACCGTGGCGCGGCCCCAGACGTCCACGGCCGTGAGCGTTCCGGTCGCGGCAACGCGACCGTTGGGATAGACGACCTCGCACGAGCGCCCCATGAGCGCAAGGGCATCGAAGTAGTCCGAGAGCACCGGTGCCACGGGCCCGGCGGCGCCGCGGCCAGCCGAGACGTCTGCCGCCCATGCGTCAACGCGCAAGGCGACCGCCGAGCAGACGGCATGCGCGAGCTCGCCAGACGCCATGGCGGCGAACGGGGCAAGCTCGACGCCTGCCGAGCAGACCACGAACATGCCGCCCTCGCCCGTACCGGCGCGGACACCGAGCGTACACGCCACCTGCGTCGCGTGGCCATCCTCATCTGGCACCACGACGTTGCCCGGCCAGGCAAGCGCGAGGTCGTCTCGCAGAGGACGCAGCCCCTCAAGGGCACCCAGGGCGCAGACGGGCAGAATCCCCATGTAATGGCTCATGGGCACGGCAGGACGCAGCAGCACGGCAAGACGCAGCGTGCCGTCCTCAACCGCAATGGCGCGCTCACCCGCAGGCGCCCCGGTGCGGGCGCGCTCGATAAGCTCCTCGGCTACTCCCATGAGATCTCCCCCAGGTCGGCACGGACGAGGCCAACGCGCTGCTCGCGTGGCAGCACCGAGATGCCCGCGTGGGCGAGGAAGCGCTCGGGATCGTGCATGAGGTCCTCCATGGGGACGATCACAAAGTCGCGCTCGCCCAGGCGGGGATGCGGCAGGGCCAGCTTGCGACCGGCGTGTGTCTCGCCCTCCATCCACAGCAGGTCGCAGTCGATCGTGCGGGGACCATGGCCCTCCTGCCCGGCAGGACGCGTGCGGCCCAGCTTCTTCTCGACGCCCAGCAGCTCGTCGATGAGCACGAGCGGGGCGAGCTCGGTGCGAATCTCGGCCACGGCGTTGGCGACAGGCATGGCAATGCCGTAGGCGGGGTCCGTCTCGTAGGCGCGGCTCACGCCCGTGACGCACGTGAGCGGGATGGCGTTGATGAGAGAGACGGCGCGCCTGAGATAGTCCAGGCGATCACCCACGTTGGAGCCCAGGGCCACGAACGCGCGGCGCGGATCGGGGTGCGCCACGGACCAGTAGGAGTTGAGGGCCTGCGAGACGCCCGCAACGTCATGGACGCGCAGGATGCGAGTGCCGGCCTCGACGGCGGCAATGCAAACGCCAGCCGTGGCTGCATCGCGCGCCGGGGCCTCCGTGACGCCCGATACCGCGCCCACGAAGCGCTTGCGCGAGACGGCGCACATCACGGGATAGCCCATAGAGACCATCTTGGCGTTCGCGCGCTGGATGACCACGTCCTCGTCGGCAAGCTTCCCAAAGCCCGGACCCGGGTCGATGCAGATGCGGTCGCGTGAGACGCCGGCGCGCATGAGCTCGCGCGCCTGGTCGCCGAGAAAGCCCATGACGTGGCGCATGATCGGGCCGGAGTCCGGCAGCGTGAAGCGGCGGTTGCCGCCGGCGAGCGTCACCGTGGGGCTCGTGACGCCGCGGGCGCTGCGGCGCATGACCTCGTCGAGGCGCTCCGCCGCCGCGGCGTCGGCGGCCTCGGCAGCCGTGGGCTCGTCGTGCTTCTCGGCATCGTCCTTGGCGTGCGCGGCGGCACGTGCGGCGGCGCTGGAGTCAAGTGTCACGGAGCGGCGCGGCGTGCGGCCAGAGACCTCACCGGCGTGCATGACCACGCAACCACAGTCGCTCTCGACGGCCACGCGGACCATGTCGGGGTTCGTGAAGCCCGTGACGTCGTTCACGATCGACGCGCCGAGCTTCACGGCCAGACGCGCGACCTCCGGATGGCGCGTGTCAACCGAGACGACCGCGCCGGCGTCTGCCAGCGCCCGGATGACGGGGATGACGCGCTTGGCCTCCTCGTCAGGCGAGACGGGTCGGAAGCCGGGGCGCGTGGACTCGCCGCCCACGTCGATGATGTCGGCGCCGTCGTCGAGGAGCTTCAAGCCCCACTCGATCGCGGCGTCGGGGCTGGCATGGGTGCCGCCGTCCGAGAAGGAATCGGGCGTCACGTTGAGCACGCCCATGATGCGCGGACGCGCGAGCGAAATCTCGTGTTTTCCGCAGCGCCAGGTCATCTGGTCTTCTCGAAGCATAGGCACCTCTCCGTCGTGATTAGCTCTCTCGATTGTAGCGGGCAGGCAGATTCCGCGCCGTCGCGCGGAAACCCAACACAGAACGGCAAGGTACAAAAATGCCGCGGGGCGCCCCGTCGTGGCGAGGTGCTCGCCTCAAAAAAGGGCGGCCCCGAAAGGCCGCCCCATCTAACGCAATTTTTCGAGAATCGCCCCGCGACTTCCCTACATCTTGCTGCGCCTGCGAGCGATCACGGAGCCGACGACAGCCGCGGCACCGGCGATCGCGATGACGACGGAGGCCGCCATGCCGGTCGGATCGCCGGTCTGGGGCAGGGCGGTGTTGTTGCCACCGCTGGTCTTGCCGGGCAGGGCGGTGTTGTTGCCACCGCCGGGCTTGCCGGGCAGGATCTGCAGCTTCGCGATGGGCTCGTTCTTGGTCTGGGTCTCGAAGGCCGTGTTCTCAAAGGTGGCGGTGTAGGTGCCCACGCCCTCCTTCAGGACCGTGGCGGGAGTGGTCACCTCGTAGGAGGCCTTCACGGTCTCCTCCTCGACGTGGCTGGCGTCGCGCTTGCAGACGCGCTTGGCGGTGCAATACCAGTCATCGCCCTGCTTGGCCCAGACGTACTCGGGCTCGCCCCAGTCGTGGCCGAGCGGATCGAGATCGTCAGACCTCGTCTGATCCGCGAAGCACTCGTGCTGGAAGGTGGCGGTGTAGATGACCTTGCCCTTCTCGGTGCAGCTGGCCTCGGTCGTGGCATCGGCCTTTACGGTCTCTTCGATCGGCCAACCGCAGTAGCCACACTTGGCGTGGCCGATGCAATACCAGCCATCCTCCCTCTGCTCCCAGACGTAGTTGTTCTGGTCGACGTAGTTGTCCTCGTACTCGCCGTCGGTGTAGTCGTGGGTGAGCATCTTGCCACCGGACCACACCTTGACGCCATCGATGGTGACGTCGGTACGACCGGTGTTGTTTGCCGATTCGCCGCCAAAGCCAAAGAGCTGCGAGCAGGTGATGTCGTCGCGCTGCGCAGTGGCAGAGCTGTCAGTGATGTTGAGGACGTACTTATAGTTCCCCATGTTGAAATCGTTGATTTTTAGCGCCTGCTTATAGTACTTCTTCATAAAGTCGAAGGGCGCCTTCGCCGAGTTGAACGTGCAGTTATTCACGTTGACGTAGATGTCATGGCTGCCCGCACTGTAATCGGTGTAGACGTTGATAACCTTGCCGCTGGCGTTGAAGGTGCAGTCGTTGAACGTCATGGTCGGCGAGCTGTACGTCCAGATGGCGTAGTCGCCGCTGGGCGCATTGAACGTCGTATTGTTGAACTCGGCGGACTCGTAGCCCCAGTAGAACGTCTTGCCGTTAACGACGCAGTCGTTAAGCACGGTCTTGTTGGCGCGAATGAAGCCGAGGTAGTCGGCACTGCCGGAACGCATCGTCATGTTCTTGAAGGTGACGGTGCGGGCGCCGTCGAAGGAGTAGTCGCCGTTGTACTCGGTGCCAAAATTATCGGGGTTGGGAACCTTTGCACCGATGTTCCATGCGGTCTTGTCCGCGCCCGAGCCCTCGAAGGTAAGGTCCTTGTCCTTGGTGGAGCCCTCGGAGCTCACACCGTAAAGGGTGTAGTTGCCCTCGCCGAGCTTGATGGTGTCGCCGCTCTGCGCATCGGCGGTAGCGTCGGCAAGTTTATCGTAGGTTTTACCGGTGCGGGCGTTAGTGATGCTCGACTCGGCAGCCAGCGCCGGGGTGGCGCTCACGCACAGGGCGCACAGGGCGCCGATGAGCGCCGCGACTAAACGACCCACCCCCAGCTTGCGGCTCGACTCAATACCTTGCTTACGCTTCATGTGGGACTCCTTACGACGCCCTCGCGCTCAACGCGCGAAGCTGCCCGTTACCGTGGCAACGGGCAGCCTATTAATCCTGCCGAATTCAACCCGGAAAGGGTTATCCGAACTAGTTAGCTCAAGACCAAATAGCGGATACACCCATAATATGACTTTTATGCATATTTTTGGAACTTAGATTGCACATGGTCGCAATGAGTCCCTGAACGGCGGAGGCATCGGGCTCGCGGCAAGATAGAAACCCCGGTCATCGTCTGAAAGTCGCGATGATACCGCCCCAGAATCTAGAAGTCGAACGCCTTGGCGATGTCGGCCTGGACGATGACGCTGGCGCGCGAGCTCACGGGGATGGGATCGCGGTTTACCACGACGAGCTCTTGGCCAAGGAAGTAGTCGATGAGGCCCGCGGCCGGGTAGACCACGAGACTCGTGCCACCCACGATGAGCATGTCCGCCTCGCGAATCGCGAGAATGGCATCACTCACCACCTGGTTGTCGAGGCCCTCGCCGTACAGCACGACGTCGTGCTTGATGGGCCCGCCGCACTCGGGGCACACGGGCACGCCGTTGGCGTCCTCGTGCTCGCGTGCCATGATCCACTCGGCCGAGTAGACATGCCCGCAGCGCTGGCAGATGTTGCGATGCACCGAGCCGTGAAGCTCCAGCACGTTCTTGGAGCCAGCCGCCTGGTGCAGGCCGTCGATGTTCTGCGTCACCACAGCCGTAAGCTTGCCCGCACGCTCCAGCTCGGCGAGCTTGAGGTGAGCCTGGTTTGGCTTGGCACCCAGCGCGATCATCTTCGTGCGGTAGAACTCATAGAACTCGGCAGTGTGCGTCTCGAAGAAGTCATGGGAGAGCATCGTCTCGGGCGGATAGGCGAACTTCTGGTGATAGAGGCCGTCTACGCTGCGGAAGTCCGGGATGCCGCTCGCCGTTGAGACGCCGGCGCCCCCAAAGAACACGATGCGGTTGTGACGTTCGACGCGGCGCGCAATCTCGGCAGCGGCCTCGGACGGGTCCGTGATGGTGATGGGCATGATGCCTCGATTCGTAGGTGGGAGCTTCTCGGGCAAAAGGATAGCCCTCGCCGAGCCGCGACGGCCCGAATCCCGCCGCGGCGCGTGCTACAGTCACTTCTCGAGAACAAGGAGGCCGCATGACCACGCGCGAGACGAACATATCAGGCACGGCGCTCGTCCTCGAGGGCGGCGGCATGCGCGCGGCCCACACGGCCGGCATCGTGGCCGCGCTCATCGAGCACGAGGTGTGGTTCCCCTACGTGTGCGGCCTGTCCGCAGGTGCCTCGAACACCGTGAACTACCTCGCACGAGACGCCGAGCGCACGCGCATGTGCTTCGTGGACATCGCGGGCGACAAGCGCTTTGGCGGCATCGGCTCGCTCGTGCGCCACGACGGGTTCTTCAACTCGCAGTGGCTCTACGACGAGGCAATCCAGGACGGGACGCTTCCCATCGACTGGGAGACGTTCCGCACCAACCCAACGCGGGCGCGCATACAGTCCTTCGAGCGCGACACGGGCCGCACCGTCACGTGGACAAACGAGGACATGACGTCTCCGCTCACGATGGCGCGCCTCGTCCGCGCCAGCTCCACGATGCCGTTCGTCATGAATCCCATCGCGGTGGAAGGCCAGGTCATGCTTGACGGCGGCCTGGGCACGGGCGCGGGGATTCCGCTGCACCTGGCCGAGGAGGACGGCTACGAGCGCTTCTTCTTCATCGGCACGAGGGAGGCGGGCTACAGAAAGTCGCCCATGGGCCGAGGAAAGCGCGGGCTCATGCGACGCCTCTGCGCCGGGCAGCCGCACGTGTTCGACGCCCTCGAGACACGAGTCGAGCGCTACAACGCCGCCCTCGACCACCTCGATGAGCTCGAGCGCGGGGGCCAGGCCCTTGTCGTGCGCCCCGAGACCATGCCCATCCACAACACGGAGACGAACGTGGGAAAGCTGCGCGCCGTCTTTGACCAGGGTCACGCGCTGGCCGAGCGCGAGATGGATCGTTGGCTAGAATGGCTCACGGACTAGCAGACGGTGACAGCTTGGCCCCGCCCCCAAGTGTTACCGACAGGGAGGAACCCATGACCGAGAACCGAGAGCTTCGCCTCGCATCCTGGAACGTCAACGGCCTGCGCGCCGTCATGAAGAAGGATCCGAGCTTCGTTGACGTCGTCGAGAGCATCGGCGCCGACGTCTTCGCCATCCAGGAGACGAAGCTCCAGGAGGGCCAGATCGAGCTCGACCTTCCCGGATACCACCAGACGTGGAGCTACGCCGAGCGCAAGGGATACTCGGGCACGGCGGTCTTCTCGCGCGAGGAGCCGCTACGCGTACTGCACGCGGACGCCATGCTCCCGATTGCCCACGAGGTGTTGGGCGCGGACGACGAGCAGCTCTTTGCCGTGGCCGCCACGGAGGGCCGCGTGTGCGCCCTTGAGTTCGACGCGTATTGGTTCGTCAACGTCTACACGCCCAACGCGCAGGGACAGCTCGCAAGGCTGGACACGCGCCTCGCATGGGACCACGTCTACCGTGAGTTTCTCGCGCGGCTTGCTGCCGAGAAGCCCGTTGTAACCTGCGGCGACTTCAACGTGGCGCACGAGGAGATCGACCTCAAGAACCCAGGCCCCAACCGAGGCAACGCAGGCTTCTCGGACGAGGAGCGCGAGAGCTTCACGAAGTTGCTGGACGCCGGCTTCACCGACACGTTCCGCGCGCGCTTCCCCGAGCTCACGGGCGCGTACAGCTGGTGGAGCTACCGCTTCAACGCGCGCAAGAACAACGCGGGCTGGCGCATCGACTACTTCCTCGTGAGCAACGACGTCGCCGGCCGCGTGACAGGCGCGTCGATCCTCTCCGAGGTCTACGGCAGCGACCACTGCCCCGTCGAGCTCACCATCGAGCTGTAGCGGAACCAAAGGGGACGGGTTCGTTTGGTCCGGGGGGGTATGACCTGCGGGACCAGATGAACCCGTCCCCTCCGGTGCCTAGTGGATATTGGCGGCGTCCATGGCGTTGAGGAACGTCTCGGCACTCGTCGTGGCGATGAGCTCCTGGGGGAAGTGGATCTCCTCAAGCATGGCGAGGGCGTGGGCGAACCTGCCAATCCCCATGCAGATGTGGGCGTCCGTGTTCACGGCAATCTTGCAGCCGAGCTCGGCGCAGGCCTGGGCAATCTCGCGGCAGGCAGCGTCGACGGCGGGCCTCTTGAACTCGAGGCTGTGGTCGTTGATCTCAATGAGCTTGTTCAGGCGGGCTGCCTCGCCCACGACCTCGCGCACGTCGAACGGCACGGCCGAGCGACCGGTGTGCGCCAGCATGAGCACCTTGGACTCGTGCAGCGCGTTCACGTACATCTGCGTCGTCTGGGCAAGCGAGGCGCCGCGCGAGAATGACCTGTCATGGACGCTGGCGATGACGTACTCGCAGCCCTTGAAGACACGGTCCTTGAGAATCTCAGGCTTATCAAGCGGGCAGCCGTTTATCTCGATGTCCACGGGGATGTCCCAACCAAACAGGTGGCCGTCCAGGTCCACGATGTCGGCCTCGCAGCCGTGCATGAGGCGCACGCCCTCCCACTCGCACGGCCAGCAGGCGTAGTTGTAGAAGAACTGGAAGTTGCGCATGTGCTGCTCGGGGTAGAGCATGGGGCTGTAGTGGTCCGTCGAGGCAAGGAGCTCGAGGCCCGCGTCGCGAGCAGCAAGGACGTTCTCGCGAATCGTGGAGTAGGAGTGGCGCGAGTAGAGCGTGTGGGTGTGGGTGTCGCACAGGTTCTTGAGCATGGGTGACCTCCGCGGGCGCATGGCAGCGCCCATAGAAAGGGCCGGGCGCAAGCGTCCGGCCCCGTGACTACTTGTACTCGGCCGCGAGCGCCTGCCACGCGGGCATGGAGTTCACGATGGTCTCGTAGCTCACGCAGTAGCCCACGCGCACCCAGCCCGGGCAGCCGAAGGAGTCTGAGGGAACGGGCAGGAGCTCGTGAGCCTTCGCACGCTCGAAGAAGGCGCTGGCATCGAGCTCAAGCGCCTTGACCCACAGGTAGAAGGCACCGGCAGGCTCGATGTACTCGTAGCCGGCCTCGGCCAGACCACGCGTGAGGGCCTCGCGGTTGCGCGCGTAGGCGTCGACGTCACTGGGAACGTCCACGCAGTCGATGAGCACGCGCTGGAAGATGGCAGGAGCACAGACGAAACCCAACGTGCGGCCGGCGCCGGCAACCGTCGGGACGAGGCGGTCGTGCTCGGGGTTCGTAGGCGGCACGAGCACCCAGCCGATGCGCTCACCGGGAAGCGACAGGCTCTTAGAGTAGCTGTAACAGACGATGGTGCGCTCGTAGATGGCGGGCACCCAGGGAACCTCGGCACCGTAGGTGATCTCGCGATACGGCTCGTCGGAGATGAGGTAGATGGGATGACCCGTCTCCTGACCGCGACGCTCGAGCGCGGCAGCGAGCTTCTCGAGGGTCTCGCGCGTGTAGACGGTGCCCACGGGGTTGTTGGGCGAGTCGATGATGACGGCGGCGGTGCGCTCGGTGACGGCGGCGGCAACGGCGTCGGCATCGATCTGGAATGTGGAGGCGTCGGCCATGACCTCGACGCAGGTGCAACCGCACGTCTCGATCCAGACGCGATACTCAGGGAAGTACGGGGCGATGACGATGACCTCGTCACCCGGGTTGGTCACCGCATGGAGCGTGATGGTGAGCGAGGCGGCGGCGCCGCAGGTGATGTAGAGGTCATCGGCGTCCGCCACGGGTCGCTCGCCCATCTCGGCAGAGAATCGACGCGAGAGCGAGGCGGCGACGGCCTCTCGGCAGGCGGGCAGGCCGTTGGCGGGAGTGTAGCCGTGAACCTGCGCGGGCGGGAGCTCGGCAGATGCCTTGAGAGATGCCGCGACCTCGGCGGGAGCGGGAACGCTCGGAT contains the following coding sequences:
- a CDS encoding trigger factor, which codes for MPNKPEPLFIDGHYHYTLSSYDPVEATLTIPHLTDEEVGYGIAGIVAERGWKEDGLPTDAWVAENVEGLGTLDELKQAVREELEQINARYVESTKGGLCAEELAKRVEQRVPTAIVERARDIVRQGFEMQAAQNGVALAQLLAASGMSEHDYEHAVDEEAQAMAEQNAALDAIVDEYAIYVDETELPAILGLSPKDAKTVIDDAREHGGLEEVMAFARRRRALEAVVRDASFTEEHETAEQAARRVAEMRAQMQTAMPGDENGGEDEGDKPHLKLV
- the rpmE gene encoding 50S ribosomal protein L31, yielding MKNGIHPDYVECNVRCSCGNTWVTRSTVSSMTVDLCDKCHPFYTGQQKLVDTGGRVQRFADKFGGAAAAQLEKAAAAKAAREAKAAELAAAKKAEREAKAAAKAKRAAEYEKKAAAEAAKAAAEAPAEEATEAPAEAVETEAAAE
- a CDS encoding type III pantothenate kinase, which produces MFLAIDVGNSQTTIGLIENGSVERRWRLKTDRLDTSDELDAALRSFLALDGIALADVHAAAVASVVPVLTDMWRNALAHALGKEPFIVSAAEVRGIEVAMPYPSQIGADRIADAVEARGTYGSPAIVVDFGTATNIDVVDARGRYRGGCIAPGLMLSASALFEKAAKLASIPIEVPPAPIGDTTEHALQSGLVLGVAAQAEGLVARIKAQLAAEEGVDGIDCPVIATGGLSRVIGQATDVFTAVDVDLTLRGIWRIWQAR
- the folP gene encoding dihydropteroate synthase; translated protein: MLREDQMTWRCGKHEISLARPRIMGVLNVTPDSFSDGGTHASPDAAIEWGLKLLDDGADIIDVGGESTRPGFRPVSPDEEAKRVIPVIRALADAGAVVSVDTRHPEVARLAVKLGASIVNDVTGFTNPDMVRVAVESDCGCVVMHAGEVSGRTPRRSVTLDSSAAARAAAHAKDDAEKHDEPTAAEAADAAAAERLDEVMRRSARGVTSPTVTLAGGNRRFTLPDSGPIMRHVMGFLGDQARELMRAGVSRDRICIDPGPGFGKLADEDVVIQRANAKMVSMGYPVMCAVSRKRFVGAVSGVTEAPARDAATAGVCIAAVEAGTRILRVHDVAGVSQALNSYWSVAHPDPRRAFVALGSNVGDRLDYLRRAVSLINAIPLTCVTGVSRAYETDPAYGIAMPVANAVAEIRTELAPLVLIDELLGVEKKLGRTRPAGQEGHGPRTIDCDLLWMEGETHAGRKLALPHPRLGERDFVIVPMEDLMHDPERFLAHAGISVLPREQRVGLVRADLGEISWE
- a CDS encoding LPXTG cell wall anchor domain-containing protein, producing the protein MKRKQGIESSRKLGVGRLVAALIGALCALCVSATPALAAESSITNARTGKTYDKLADATADAQSGDTIKLGEGNYTLYGVSSEGSTKDKDLTFEGSGADKTAWNIGAKVPNPDNFGTEYNGDYSFDGARTVTFKNMTMRSGSADYLGFIRANKTVLNDCVVNGKTFYWGYESAEFNNTTFNAPSGDYAIWTYSSPTMTFNDCTFNASGKVINVYTDYSAGSHDIYVNVNNCTFNSAKAPFDFMKKYYKQALKINDFNMGNYKYVLNITDSSATAQRDDITCSQLFGFGGESANNTGRTDVTIDGVKVWSGGKMLTHDYTDGEYEDNYVDQNNYVWEQREDGWYCIGHAKCGYCGWPIEETVKADATTEASCTEKGKVIYTATFQHECFADQTRSDDLDPLGHDWGEPEYVWAKQGDDWYCTAKRVCKRDASHVEEETVKASYEVTTPATVLKEGVGTYTATFENTAFETQTKNEPIAKLQILPGKPGGGNNTALPGKTSGGNNTALPQTGDPTGMAASVVIAIAGAAAVVGSVIARRRSKM
- a CDS encoding NAD-dependent protein deacylase, producing MPITITDPSEAAAEIARRVERHNRIVFFGGAGVSTASGIPDFRSVDGLYHQKFAYPPETMLSHDFFETHTAEFYEFYRTKMIALGAKPNQAHLKLAELERAGKLTAVVTQNIDGLHQAAGSKNVLELHGSVHRNICQRCGHVYSAEWIMAREHEDANGVPVCPECGGPIKHDVVLYGEGLDNQVVSDAILAIREADMLIVGGTSLVVYPAAGLIDYFLGQELVVVNRDPIPVSSRASVIVQADIAKAFDF
- a CDS encoding patatin-like phospholipase family protein, which produces MTTRETNISGTALVLEGGGMRAAHTAGIVAALIEHEVWFPYVCGLSAGASNTVNYLARDAERTRMCFVDIAGDKRFGGIGSLVRHDGFFNSQWLYDEAIQDGTLPIDWETFRTNPTRARIQSFERDTGRTVTWTNEDMTSPLTMARLVRASSTMPFVMNPIAVEGQVMLDGGLGTGAGIPLHLAEEDGYERFFFIGTREAGYRKSPMGRGKRGLMRRLCAGQPHVFDALETRVERYNAALDHLDELERGGQALVVRPETMPIHNTETNVGKLRAVFDQGHALAEREMDRWLEWLTD
- a CDS encoding exodeoxyribonuclease III, translated to MTENRELRLASWNVNGLRAVMKKDPSFVDVVESIGADVFAIQETKLQEGQIELDLPGYHQTWSYAERKGYSGTAVFSREEPLRVLHADAMLPIAHEVLGADDEQLFAVAATEGRVCALEFDAYWFVNVYTPNAQGQLARLDTRLAWDHVYREFLARLAAEKPVVTCGDFNVAHEEIDLKNPGPNRGNAGFSDEERESFTKLLDAGFTDTFRARFPELTGAYSWWSYRFNARKNNAGWRIDYFLVSNDVAGRVTGASILSEVYGSDHCPVELTIEL
- a CDS encoding PHP domain-containing protein, which produces MLKNLCDTHTHTLYSRHSYSTIRENVLAARDAGLELLASTDHYSPMLYPEQHMRNFQFFYNYACWPCEWEGVRLMHGCEADIVDLDGHLFGWDIPVDIEINGCPLDKPEILKDRVFKGCEYVIASVHDRSFSRGASLAQTTQMYVNALHESKVLMLAHTGRSAVPFDVREVVGEAARLNKLIEINDHSLEFKRPAVDAACREIAQACAELGCKIAVNTDAHICMGIGRFAHALAMLEEIHFPQELIATTSAETFLNAMDAANIH
- a CDS encoding pyridoxal phosphate-dependent aminotransferase, whose protein sequence is MINETMYGYGASKSSIREIAAYGAARKAQIGAENVFDFSLGNPSVPAPAEVAASLKASAELPPAQVHGYTPANGLPACREAVAASLSRRFSAEMGERPVADADDLYITCGAAASLTITLHAVTNPGDEVIVIAPYFPEYRVWIETCGCTCVEVMADASTFQIDADAVAAAVTERTAAVIIDSPNNPVGTVYTRETLEKLAAALERRGQETGHPIYLISDEPYREITYGAEVPWVPAIYERTIVCYSYSKSLSLPGERIGWVLVPPTNPEHDRLVPTVAGAGRTLGFVCAPAIFQRVLIDCVDVPSDVDAYARNREALTRGLAEAGYEYIEPAGAFYLWVKALELDASAFFERAKAHELLPVPSDSFGCPGWVRVGYCVSYETIVNSMPAWQALAAEYK